A window from Garra rufa chromosome 14, GarRuf1.0, whole genome shotgun sequence encodes these proteins:
- the LOC141285343 gene encoding histone-lysine N-methyltransferase MECOM-like produces MRSKGRARKLTTGDGEDFSVFASDDLEELGGVSDADPMPLVTANDLPSPGLSGNAVSPLDPSPFHPSFHTSMYLAGDGVESVPPDFEVRESAITRGTLGIWSRRRLEVGERLGPYEGTSRHSPDNATQAWEVGSNDEFKMCSPTV; encoded by the coding sequence GAGATGGAGAGGACTTTTCTGTTTTCGCCTCTGATGATCTGGAAGAACTTGGCGGAGTGTCTGATGCAGATCCAATGCCATTGGTCACCGCAAATGACCTTCCATCCCCTGGCCTATCAGGTAATGCGGTCTCCCCGCTTGACCCGTCCCCCTTCCACCCGTCATTCCACACTTCAATGTACCTGGCTGGGGATGGCGTCGAATCGGTGCCCCCAGACTTTGAGGTCCGCGAGTCAGCCATCACAAGAGGAACCCTGGGCATCTGGAGCCGGAGGAGACTGGAGGTGGGAGAACGTCTCGGACCCTATGAGGGAACGTCAAGACACAGCCCAGACAATGCCACCCAGGCATGGGAGGTAGGATCAAATGATGAATTTAAGATGTGCTCTCCTACAGTGTGA